One part of the Pithys albifrons albifrons isolate INPA30051 chromosome 21, PitAlb_v1, whole genome shotgun sequence genome encodes these proteins:
- the GEMIN4 gene encoding gem-associated protein 4: MEPGPWAVGEHTAILHGGFLLAARLIQPRPLRELRKADWPLAGVPITDALREIGERCPSPREHGLWKREAVAIVWAKALLPAPPAASLEWGWRDDGFFSVGAMLPDVNHTALFELVKVLGVPRVFVELLLALPPELCRAQLERLVEYVASETSPSDIRLFLDVWWEVMKHKEGQEDTTVSAFSTLVCQHGCESSLDDGLQPPKRFKGDPVTIPLTAPGLFMVLMEGLRQIHGSIAQPRMKCYALANLAELLSVFTELEPVSSPLPITEYLDKVSAMVSLWTSDSDSQYHQGGLDEKVREAERTMSLLSVTKLSREELFVGLDILCSLLCAWGEELQDTLSSPEELCYESYRLRDTLTTLGKNLVCFSETRDLSEDEARVVLQVTQITKDFLKEINASPKSKDLPTSLVSSVAMAIIAQKLDRHVDMCSVFASEKTWAFSKAWLDCLVQNKALFQTPELVLKLLETLVSLAMSHQEREAQELQMQVTKAIVECYSELPLADKNKVISGVLASWGGSGLSLNLQVVREGFQEDLNVTFNQITKSVSDEGLTRAVASVARLTLLCPEATVRQVCHLAVVNLGAHQFLAQILCSFPALSFLETHEDLGRPHSLVVRCLEEAVWGKLSTVREEEQFLQFLAFLMQPDSATPLVSRAEVTKAFVLPYLKSDSPQVDLSLQILSKVLGIQSCSEEHWIKSCHPFPLLLCLCKLLDGYTRYWHQPGEQVFPSLETKDLILNILCQLCEMVGPEITPSPELWVQSLAWLHRKVASLDWTVGLRLKKLYGDHFKNEVPATLFEICTLPEDEWTSQSLPAYGPGSGLLAWMECCCVSPALRDTMLTLLTVNVDNPEEVNLFSKGFLVALIQVLPWCSHSEWKRLVHVVEILLQRQVLHVPYTLEYVQYMPLLNLRPFACYLQLSVLFLRGFQLLCSSSCSTWLPPEAWLHVVQLYCSSLTDLLTSIKSTAGPSLHPSEDGTSTQEVSFVCIQMFCHLLHIAAMLPGEGCGEPLVVVALEILSQYETFSNADTSPSNTLRRANERHFLEAITDNVGDKALRSPLLQKLSKLGAHSAEDPHQGAGEGDRREH; encoded by the exons ATGGAGCCGG GGCCGTGGGCCGTGGGCGAGCACACGGCGATCCTGCACGGCGGGTTCCTGCTGGCCGCACGCCTGATCCAGCCGCGGCCGCTGCGGGAGCTGCGCAAGGCCGACTGGCCGCTGGCCGGAGTGCCCATCACCGACGCGCTGCGGGAGATCGGCGAGCGCTGCCCCTCGCCGCGGGAGCACGGCCTGTGGAAGAGGGAGGCCGTGGCCATCGTGTGGGCCAAGGCGCTGCTGCCCGCGCCCCCGGCCGCCTCGCTGGAGTGGGGCTGGAGGGACGACGGCTTCTTCTCCGTGGGCGCGATGCTCCCCGACGTGAACCACACCGCGCTCTTCGAGCTGGTCAAGGTGCTCGGCGTGCCCCGGGTctttgtggagctgctgctggcgcTGCCCCCGGAGCTGTGCCGGGCCCAGCTGGAGCGCTTGGTGGAGTATGTGGCCAGTGAGACGTCCCCGTCGGACATCAGGCTCTTCCTGGATGTGTGGTGGGAGGTGATGAAGCacaaggagggacaggaggacacGACAGTCTCTGCATTCAGCACACTTGTATGTCAGCACGGCTGTGAGTCCTCGCTGGACGATGGTCTGCAGCCCCCAAAGAGGTTCAAGGGTGACCCTGTGACTATCCCCCTTACTGCCCCTGGCCTGTTCATGGTCCTCATGGAGGGGTTAAGGCAGATCCACGGGAGCATCGCCCAGCCCCGCATGAAGTGCTATGCCTTGGCCAacctggctgagctgctctctGTGTTCACTGAGCTGGAGCCAGTGAGCAGCCCCCTCCCCATCACAGAGTACCTGGACAAGGTCAGTGCCATGGTCAGCCTCTGGACCAGCGACAGTGACAGCCAGTACCACCAAGGTGGCCTGGATGAGAAGGTGAGGGAAGCAGAGAGAACCATGAGCCTTTTGTCTGTGACCAAACTCTCTCGTGAGGAGCTCTTTGTTGGCTTGGACATTCTCTGCAGCTTGTTATGTGCCtggggagaggagctgcaggacactctgagcagccctgaggagctctgctATGAGAGCTACCGGCTCCGGGACACTCTCACCACTCTTGGGAAGAACCTGGTTTGCTTCTCGGAGACCAGAGACCTGAGTGAGGATGAGGCACGTGTAGTGTTACAGGTGACACAGATCACCAAGGACTTTCTCAAGGAGATCAATGCCAGCCCAAAGAGTAAGGATTTGCCCACCAGCCTTGTGTCTTCAGTTGCCATGGCAATCATTGCACAAAAGCTGGACCGGCATGTGGACATGTGCTCTGTTTTTGCATCTGAAAAGACCTGGGCCTTTTCAAAGGCCTGGCTTGACTGTCTTGTGCAAAACAAAGCTCTCTTCCAGACACCAGAGCTGGTTTTAAAATTGCTGGAGACACTGGTGAGCCTTGCTATGTCCCACCAAGAAAGGGAGGCCCAGGAACTGCAGATGCAAGTGACTAAAGCCATTGTGGAGTGTTACAGTGAGCTGCCATTAGCTGACAAAAACAAAGTGATCTCAGGTGTCCTGGCATCCTGGGGTGGATCAGGGCTGTCCCTGAACTTGCAGGTTGTCAGGGAGGGGTTCCAGGAGGATCTGAATGTGACTTTCAACCAAATCACAAAGAGTGTGTCTGATGAAGGCCTGACCAGGGCTGTGGCATCTGTGGCCAGGctcacactgctgtgccctgaggCCACTGTGAGGCAGGTTTGTCATCTTGCTGTCGTCAACCTAGGAGCACACCAGTTCCTTGCACAAATCCTCTGCTctttcccagcactgagctTCTTGGAGACCCATGAGGATCTGGGCAGGCCACACAGCCTGGTGGTGAGGTGTCTGGAGGAGGCAGTATGGGGGAAGCTTTCCACTGtaagggaagaggagcagttCCTTCAGTTCCTGGCCTTTCTCATGCAGCCAGATTCAGCCACCCCACTTGTGTCACGTGCAGAGGTGACCAAAGCTTTTGTTCTTCCCTATTTGAAGTCAGACTCTCCTCAGGTTGATCTGAGCCTGCAGATCCTCAGTAAGGTTTTAGGAATACAGTCCTGTTCAGAAGAGCACTGGATCAAATCCTGCCACCCATTCCCActtctcctctgcctctgcaaACTTCTAGATGGTTACACCAGGTACTGGCATCAGCCTGGGGAGCAGGTCTTCCCTTCACTGGAGACCAAAGACCTGATTCTGAACAtcctctgccagctctgtgaGATGGTGGGACCAGAAAtcaccccctccccagagctgtgggtgcaGTCACTGGCTTGGCTTCACAGGAAGGTGGCGTCACTGGACTGGACTGTTGGGCTCCGGCTGAAGAAGCTTTATGGAGACCACTTCAAGAATGAGGTCCCGGCGACGCTGTTTGAGATCTGCACACTTCCTGAGGATGAGTGGACATCCCAGTCTTTGCCAGCCTATGGACCGGGCAGCGGGCTCCTGGCATGGATGGAGTGCTGCTGCGTGTCCCCAGCCCTCAGAGACACGATGCTGACGCTCCTCACCGTCAACGTGGATAACCCTGAAGAAGTGAATCTCTTCAGCAAAGGGTTCCTGGTGGCCCTCATACAGGTGCTCCCTTGGTGCAGCCACAGCGAGTGGAAGAGGCTCGTGCACGTGGTGGAAATCCTGCTGCAGAGGCAAGTCCTACACGTGCCGTACACACTGGAGTATGTGCAGTACATGCCCCTGCTCAACCTCCGCCCTTTTGCCTGCTACCTCCAGCTCTCTGTGCTCTTCCTGAgaggcttccagctcctctgcagctccagctgttccacCTGGCTGCCGCCAGAGGCTTGGCTCCACGTGGTCCAGCTGTACTGCAGCAGCCTGACAGACCTGCTGACCTCCATCAAGAGCACTGCAGGACCCTCCTTGCACCCCTCAGAGGACGGGACCTCCACGCAGGAGGTGTCCTTCGTCTGCATCCAGATGTTCTGCCACCTGCTGCACATTGCTGCCATGCTGCCGGGCGAGGGCTGTGGTGAGCCCCTGGTGGTGGTGGCACTGGAGATCCTCTCGCAGTACGAGACGTTCAGCAACGCCGACACGTCCCCCAGCAACACCCTGCGCAGAGCCAACGAGAGGCACTTCCTGGAGGCCATCACAGACAACGTGGGGGACAAGGCGCTGCGCAGCCCCCTCCTGCAGAAGCTCAGCAAGCTGGGAGCACACTCGGCTGAGGACCCACATcaaggagctggagagggtGACAGAAGAGAGCACTGA
- the GLOD4 gene encoding glyoxalase domain-containing protein 4 gives MAARRALHFVFKVGDRPRTARFYRELLGMSVLRHEEFEEGCKASCNGPYDGKWSKTMVGYGPEDNHFVAELTYNYGIGEYCLGNDFLGITLVSSQAVSNAKKMGWPLKEVTTGVFEAEAPGGYKFYLEDKEKIKQDPVLKVTLGVSNLQESLNYWSGLLGMKIYEKDEEKQRALLGYADNQCKLELRAVGGAVDHGTAFGRIAFSCAKEELPNIEALMKKENQKILTPLVSLDTPGKATVQVIILADPDGHEICFVGDEAFRDLSKVDPNGDKLLDDAMAADNSDKWFAEHKMKKISA, from the exons ATGGCCGCCCGCAGAGCGCTGCACTTCGTGTTCAAAGTGGGCGACAGGCCCCGCACGGCGCGGTTCTACCGAGAGCTGCTGGGCATGAGC gtgctgaggcACGAGGAGTTCGAGGAGGGCTGCAAGGCCAGCTGCAATGG CCCTTATGATGGAAAATGGAGCAAAACGATGGTGGGCTACGGGCCAGAGGACAATCACTTTGTTGCAGAACTGACCTACAATTATGGCATTGGAGAGTATTGCCTGGGCAATGACTTTCTG GGCATCACACTTGTGTCCAGCCAGGCTGTGAGCAATGCCAAGAAGATGGGGTGGCCCCTCAAAGAAGTCACAACTGGAGTCTTCGAAGCTGAAGCCCCAGGAGGATACAAATTCTACTTGGAAGACAAGGAGAAGATCAAGCAAG ATCCCGTGCTGAAGGTTACCCTGGGAGTCTCAAATCTGCAGGAGTCTCTTAACTACTGGTCTGGTTTGCTTGGGATGAAAATATATGAGAAGGATGAGGAGAAACAAAGGGCTTTGCTGGGCTATGCAGATAACCAG TGTAAGCTGGAGCTGAGGGCTGTTGGAGGAGCAGTGGATCACGGGACAGCATTCGGACGGATCGCCTTCTCCTGTGCCAAGGAAGAG tTGCCAAACATTGAAGCACTGATGAAAAAAGAGAATCAGAAAATTTTGACACCTCTGGTTAGCTTGGACACGCCTGGCAAAGCCACAGTGCAAGTGATTATTCTGGCAGATCCT GATGGCCATGAAATCTGTTTTGTGGGAGATGAAGCCTTTAGAGACCTGTCCAAGGTGGATCCTAATGGTGACAAGCTGTTGGATGAT GCCATGGCTGCAGACAACAGTGACAAGTGGTTTGCTGAACATAAAATGAAGAAGATTTCTGCTTAG
- the MRM3 gene encoding rRNA methyltransferase 3, mitochondrial, producing the protein MAALGPLMCRALLPALPRLGRRGVRALRRSPVRVLPPKKERPEPAEARPDPPRERPPQPAVERSAAGPGLWYEKAAPGDRRLGKVVTIAKSKKFRDNHGKVLLEGLRLIKDALEAGAVPQTLFFSTVGHLKELPEAQIKRASLVKVKFEDIKIWSDLVTPQGLLGIFAKPDCAKMTYPAAQLTSSLPLLLICDNIRDPGNLGTILRSAAGAGCEKVLVTKGCVDPWEPKVLRAGMGAHFRLPIIANLDWESVPSNLPAGVQVCVADNKDPGARAKTTSVLREAGGAGSAPGNPKAPVKSRPNAAPEHEDEEGAAGIPELATQCYYEDWARTPVAVVIGGETHGLSVDALHLAASTGGKRLVIPVVPGVDSLNAAIAAAIVLFEGKRQLLQRHRQEDNRQKFPAELG; encoded by the exons atgGCGGCGCTGGGGCCGCTCATGTGCCGGGCGCTGCTGCCGGCGCTGCCGCGGTTGGGGCGCCGCGGGGTGCGGGCGCTCCGGAGGAGCCCCGTGCGGGTGCTGCCGCCAAAGAAGGAGCGGCCCGAGCCCGCCGAGGCACGGCCGGACCCGCCCCGCGAGCGGCCCCCGCAGCCCGCGGTGGAGCGGAGCGCGGCCGGGCCCGGGCTGTGGTACGAGAAGGCGGCGCCCGGGGACCGCAGGCTGGG AAAAGTGGTGACTATTGCCAAGTCCAAGAAGTTTCGGGATAATCATGGGAAGGTTCTGCTGGAAGGTCTCAGGCTGATCAAGGATGCActggaggcaggagctgtgccacagACACTTTTCTTCAGCACTGTGGGACACCTGAAGGAGCTGCCTGAGGCACAGATAAAACGAGCCAGCTTGGTTAAGGTGAAATTTGAAGACATTAAGATCTGGTCTGACCTTGTAACTCCTCAGGGGCTTCTAG GCATCTTTGCCAAGCCTGACTGTGCCAAGATGACTTACCCTGCTGCTCAGCTCACCAGCTCTTTGCCACTGCTCCTCATCTGTGACAACATCCGAGATCCGGGAAACCTGGGCACTATTCTGAgatctgcagcaggagcaggctgtGAGAAAGTGCTGGTCACCAAAG GCTGTGTGGATCCATGGGAGCCAAAGGTGCTCCGGGCAGGCATGGGGGCTCATTTCCGTCTGCCCATCATTGCCAACCTGGACTGGGAATCTGTTCCCAGCAACCTCCCTGCCGGTGTCCAGGTCTGCGTGGCCGACAACAAAGACCCAGGCGCTCGGGCCAAGACCACATCTGTGCTAAGAGAGGCTGGTGGGGCCGGCTCTGCTCCAGGCAACCCGAAAGCTCCTGTGAAATCCAGACCCAACGCTGCTCCTGAGCAcgaggatgaggagggagcagcaggtaTCCCAGAGCTGGCCACACAGTGTTACTACGAGGACTGGGCACGGACTCCAGTGGCCGTGGTGATCGGTGGGGAGACCCACGGTCTGAGTGTGGATGCACTTCACCTCGCAGCCAGCACCGGGGGGAAGAGACTGGTCATTCCCGTGGTGCCAGGTGTGGACAGCTTGAATGCTGCTATTGCTGCTGCCATTGTGCTGTTCGAGGGCAAGAGGCAGTTgctgcagaggcacaggcaggaggacaACAGGCAGAAGTTCCCTGCTGAACTGGGCTGA